ACATTTTCGCTCCTACAAACCTAATTAATATTCCTCTTTAATAAAGATCTGGAGGGAGAGTTTTAGTTTTGTCAATTCGTAGTTTTGTTAATTTATATAGGCTATAGCTTGATTTTGTTATGACTAATCTTAATTATTATGTTATTTATATAGTTTTTCTTCTGAAGAGCAAGATCTGTTTATGGTGTAAGTGGGTCATGTATAAATCCCGCCAAACAGTTCTTCTGTTACAGAGAAGCTTGCATACGATATCCCATGAAAGACCAAGCGAAAGTTTGAAGAGAAAGGTTGCTGATCTGCAGAAAAGGAGGAGGTTACGTAACCCAAAGAAAAATGAGCTATTCGTTGAAGTTCCGGAATCCAGGTCATTCCTGGACACTGCTACGATGCCAATGATGCTAACTGCTGTTGGGGTTGCCTTATTTGCGAAACTCCTCATGATGGTATCGCTTCtgcttttcccccaaatcccaatTCCTTTATAATACCTTTTAACTCATTATCGATGCTGACGGTGATGCAATATCTGTTATATTACAGTATGTGGCTTGACACTGAAAATCTGAAATATAAGTATTAAGTGTCGAACTCTGCTATTTCATGGTTTATAATAAAGCGTACAAGCATTATTCTTATGTATGAGTGCTAAGTGTTCAACACAAGTACACAAGGACAAGGTTGCATGAAGAATATGAGTAACTCAGGAGAATAGGACATACATTGGTCGCACTTGTTTTTACTGCTTTTCATAatagttggctggtgtgagtggtaagagctctcatctcttaaacaagtggtcaggggttcaaTTTCTGattcttgcgaatgaaaaagccaaacttgccttcagtaccccgaaggagattgcccaaGCTGTCGGgaggggatactcctggtcaacaccaaaaaaaaaaaataataataattacattgTCACTGTGCAGTCTGATGAGTCAAGATCTCAAGAATTGATCGAACGAAGAATACAGAATGCACCAGAGGGTCAAGGATCAGTTAGAATGCTAAGTCGTGAGGAGTGGGATGAAATTCGTGAAGTAAGGCCTAGGACACCTTTTGAGTCGAAGCTTGCCCGCCCTAATGCTCGAATAAGGACAGAAGAAGCACCAAAAAAGGTGACTGTTGCTATCCTTTTCCTGCTAGTTATTATACTTCGAGTTCTTTTAGGTCTTAAGTTACGTCCTAAGACCATGATGGTACTATGCTGGCATTTGAGCTAGATGACCGGGGTTATCTGTTTTCGTACTTTTGTTATTCTATGCTCGTTCCTCAGCAGTACATTAAGTTACAGTTCTCTTGAGAAAGGTTTTGGTACCCGAGTGATTTGATTGCCACCTCCATAAATGAAGGGAGGATTTTACTGTATTTTTCATCTTTTCTGATTCTTTCTACTCAACGCTTTTTTCCAGTTCCAAACTTTTTCCTTTGATTTCCTTTCTGCCTACTTTTTTATGTTTTCCTGTTTCATGTTGACAGTTCCACACGAACCATCAGTAAAAAGATAACTAGGGTCTTATTGGCAAAATAAGAAAATTTTTATGCAAAGTCGCATCTTTATTTACTGTACAACATTGATTTAGTTGGCAGAACCCTCATCTTCTTTAATTTGGTTGTGCAGGAGGATGTGAAAAACTGGGCAATTGATGTTCTTATGGATGCAGTTACCCGAGCGGAGGAAAGTGCTAGGCATGATTCTAAGTGATGCCCAGCGGTTACATTTCCGCTACATTTATAAGCAAGAGTTGAAGAACTATAGAGTTGTATGCCATAGTTCTTTATTTTGGGCTGCGGATGAAGTCAGAGAATTTTGTCCCGAAATGAACCTGAAGTAGGGAGTTATCCAGACCTTAGAAATTAAAAATATGGATATTAGTGTGCGATTTTGTAGCTCCTTTAATGTATATCACAGAATTTCTAACTCAGTGTCACTATGGCTCTCGCAATTTGCGAGGTGAAGGGAAGTCGGATGTATGCACTATGCAGACTTTGATCACCTCTAATTCTCCAACAGAAATAAATGCGGTATTTTTCATCAAGTTtgacacatttttttttttactagttTTATGGTATCAGGTCTTTTTACCAGGTGTGCATTACTTGCTCGTAATAGAAGTTAAGAAACTGATCAATTTTTGAAGTCTTGTCGAAATTTCTTTTAATTCATGACAGCACTGGAGAATTTATTCATATGGACTCCACAACAGAATAACAGATAATACATAATCCGTAAACAGCAACATTTTTGAAGCTAACCAAATCCTGACTCGTTCAGTTTCCATTGAGAACACACACGCACACCAGCACTCACACAATAGCAACGAGCCCAATAATTGGCAGCAACAGAGCGTACGTATGCAGCTAGCATAGTAGCGGTCTAGCAGACCAATACACAAGTGATTCATAACTCATAAGCCAAAAGTCGTGTAATTTCATATCACAAGATTTTAGTTCTCGAGTTACAAAAGAACATTCCTATCCCGTAAGGTCTTAAGATTAATTTAGTTACGGGAGAAAAAGGAGATAGATCTCTTAAATTAAGCCAATGTTGCCTCACGGTTTCCCATACCAACAGCAGTCTACATCAATTTGAAACTTCACGAGTTCGGTCATGCGTTTCACTCTGAATAGTAACACACATCAATGACACTCCACAGATTGCAGTGGCCAAAGATTCAAGGTTCAATTAGTCTAGAACATTGACATGTCTGGGGGCGGTCCATAGACGCTCTTCCATGAAAGTGGGATGATCCACCCTCCATCTCCACTGACTGAAAACAAGAACAAATGTGTAAGCATTTGAATGCAGAGGGCATTTTATTAATTCATGAAGATGTTTACACAACAGTGATTCCAAGACTCTGTGTACATGGCTACATGCAATCTAAATACTCTACTAAAAATAACTATCACAATATGAACACCTAGGGCACTCCAAAAGAAACTCGTTGATTTTTTAAAAGGTGAATACAATAGAGTAAGATTGAACCCGAGAAAATCCGGAATTTCACATCATGATCATTCTAGTGAAGATGATAACGTTGTAACCAGATCAAGAGAAATTGTTTGTAGAATGTTGAAAAAGAAAAGTTCCGTCACTAGCAAGGCAACGTAAAAGCAATAATTACAAAGTTACCAAGGAGCATATGGTATCCATATTCAGCCTTACATAGCTCGTCACTATCTCAGTGCAATATAAGTCAGAATTCCTAAACTTATAGGTCAAAAGACAAGGTCGAATGGATAAAGTTGCATTGACCAAACGTAAGTAAGACTGACCACTTGACCAGAGATCTAGAGCTACTGCATCTTAGTTTATCGTAAAGTCCCTATATCATGATGCTTGGTTCCTCTAATAAAATAATCAGAGATTCAACAAACATCAGATGTCAGTGTTAAAGAGTCATAAGACCTATTATGTTAGACAGTAGCTTCAGGCCAACTAAAACGAACATAGTTTAACCCTAGCAACCCCAGAGATCGCAATATAGCATTTCAACAAAATTACCAACACCTGAAACTAAAGTTCCGTTAATGAACTGATTACCTAAAACTACTATACACATTTGACACTACGACCTAAAAAGGCATGTTCAattatatacaacaacaacaacattaccccagtgcctcaatggctcccgcaaattgcggggtaagggggggtcggatgtacgcagccttacccttgtgttagcaacacaaagaggttgtttccgaatgacccaagatgaaaattgcgtcgagaactgcatcgaaggaccactacttcacaagagaaagaagcgTAAAAaggcatgttaaattatatacGAGTATAAAAAAATTAGGTTTTGGTTGAGATTTTATATGCAAGGAAACATGTCTCAAGTACCATTACGGCATACAACAGCATCAACAAGAATTATAAACTGACCACATGTATGAAAAAACCTGAAGCAAGAATCTAGGAATCAATCAACATGAGTTTGAACCAGCTTACTTGGTACACTGTTTGGTTTCTGTTCCAAAACTTTGCATGCTGCGCTAGCAAGATTGATGGAGTCGGCTATGTTATCTCCTTCAGAGCAATAACATAGCAAGCAGGTCACCGTTAGCCCTCTCGCCTGACCAATCATCAAAAAAGCATGTAGTTAGACACAATTGAGTGGCAGGAGACATCAAAGTGAGACTTGACGAAGTAAAAATATCTAGTATCCGAGATCAATctttcttcatcatttctacATCAAAAGCAATGTGTGCATGCCAGATACATCCATATCCAAacacaaaaaaaggaaaaaaaaaaaagaaggtgcTAGAAAAATGCTTGAAACGTAACCTTTCAACACACAGTGTACCTTGAAACAAGAAAATAGTGCAGCAAAAGGCAAACTTGCATGataatcttcttcttcatccATATCATCATCAGACGGaagagcgtcttcctccacattTGTCCCTTCTGCAACTGTTTGAAGATACTGCCATCGTTTTTGAGAAGGGTTGTATTCTTGCAGTTTCTTCCACCCAAGTTTTTCACAATCTTCATCACTTCCATCTGCATTGGAGCTTGAGAGATAATGTATTTGCATGCCACTGTGACAATGGTAAACTCAAAAAGTTATTGAAGCAAAATGAGTCAAAGCTCACAAGCCGTAGGGAACAAGAACTCAACTCACGATAAAGATAATCAGCCTTTAAACCCTTTCAATTTAAGAAAACTAGTCTGTATATTTTACGTGAGATACCTTGACATATCGACCCTTTGCCATTGTCCGAAGTCCAAGCTAGAGAGCAAAATAACATGCTTCTTCCCAGCAGCAACAGCAAAATCAGCCAAATTTTTTGCAAATTGCAACATCATGCCCTACAAGTTCAACAATATCCAAACTTATACACTCCCATAGGTCGAAAAAGACTAATATAATGGTCTCAATCTTTTCCTAGATCATAGCAAGCACAAGCTTTGAAATCATACCTTAACTACCGGCGATCTTTGCTGAACAAAAGTCAACTCATTGGCCTCTAATTCATACACTGCAAAGAAGGGTATAAACATCAATCTCCGTATCATCTAGTCACAAATTCTCATGTGAGACACTGACACAGCCTGATAAAAAGATTTTCATGAGACCGACCCACATAACAAGGTGGTTATAACTTCTATCTCAATTTTTGCAGGCTAATGGGAAACGGGTGGTTTTTTTTTAACTTAAATGAGTTGGTCTTACACTCAAATAGACAAATAGCATGAGAGTGTCTaccaagaaagttactaccgtctaGTAAGAGTGTAAGACAAGCTAATCATCGTTTACAACGAACCAGACATACAAACAGCATTCAAAGATCAAAATCAACACTAAGCTCGATGAGCACAGTCTCCGACAATCCAACAATCTCTTAACCTAACCCTctaaacaaattaaatatcatcatAAACACAAACTAAACCAAGCTAAAAGCATTGTATAACTGAACAATGCACAAGGAAGACAAGATAAGATTATTACAGCAACATATCGTTCggctttatttatttttttgacaTAGTTAGCATTCttatatggtatcagagcccaaaaACCCTAAACTGCCTTAAACCCTTATATCAAAATCAACTTAAGTTTTTGATTGAGATGTCggaaataataaaaacaaataagGGAGAGAATACAACCTTCAAGTGGCAAATTGAGAAGTCCAACAGGAAGAGGACCATAAGCATCATTACCAACACAAGGAAGAACATTCGGATCGTCTAAAAACCCGATTCTCTCAGCTTTTGTTGTTGATATCATCAAATCTACTGCTAATTGCCCTACATTTCCTATCGATAACGCCGGCTGTTTCCAATTCAAACCAATTAAATCATTAATTACATATCCTAATTatgtaatctaatctaatctaggGGCAAAGCCAGCTGGTAGCAAGAGGCGTAATTACTAAATAGATTAATCTAATCTAACTATTTATAGGGGCTGAGCTAGCGAGTAGCAAGGGGGTAAATAGTTAACATTAGATGTTAGCGGAAATATAAAACAACATGAGGAAAATTCGCTACGAGTTTAAAAGTTTTATTTCTAACTCCGCCTCGATATCGTGTTGTGTAAAAAGAGTGAAATAGAGGTTACCAGTAAAAGAGTAGAGCATTGGGAATGAGATTTCTTGCCTTGTTCTTCAACGAATtccattttttatgtttgttcaCACTTTGAAATCAAAACGACGACACTTTTCGTAGTATTAATTGCAAGAAGCTTGGGGAACAAGAAGATGGGAAAAGACTATAATTTGGGCTTAAGCCCATCGTTTTGGACTAATTAATGTTTGGGTTGTGTTGGCAGCCCAATTGTAGTTATTGCTTGTGTAATTGGCCCAATATGTAATTCATGTTAGAGGGTGATCGATGTAAATAGAGCTGAGCAAGTTTCCGTCCGGACCGAAGCTTGACCGAATGTATTTAGGCCTGATCTTTGATCCTCGGTCTGGTACGGTTCAAGACCGGATTACCTAGGTTTAGACAAAATGGACTGAAATTTGTGTTTTTTTCAGTAGAGAAATTGAAAGGCTATTATAGGCACATTATGATTGATTCTTAAATTAAACGATATTTTGAATAACTCTTTTATTTGATTTAGGCTTTTGGACTTAATTTAAGCTCATTTCAGCTCTCTTTAGTTAAGTTCAGCTCtattagttcagttcagtttagttcaaacaGTTTCAATCCAAAAGAATATGGCCTTAGTGAAATTCAATTTAATTTGCATATATAGTGAGAAAGCTTAGCATCAATCCAGGATTGGATCGGGCCAAAAAATTCGGGTTTAATCAGTAAAACGTTAATAGTTGCTCCAAATTCAAAGTTTCCAAAAAATCCAGTATCAATTGGATAATTTGATTAGGATTAAATTGAGGTCGATATGATAAGTGTGTATAAGGATACAGAAAGGTGGCGGCTCCGACGACAAAGATGAAGAGAAGTGTTGACAATGGAGATGGAACTTGGAAGTGTGTATTATTAGTAGACTTTGGGAGATTGTAGGATGTAGTAATACAACTACTAAGTTGACAAGGTAGATACATTAACTTATGCTTAAAGTCAAAATTTGGATATAATTTTGACTTTGTATAAATCTCATTCTCGAATTTAATTCAGAATGTGACTATTCATGCAACTTACGAGCTAATACAGTGTAACAATTAGTCGTAGTTGCATTGCATGGTGGCTTAACCACGCAAAGCAGCTAGATGTTTGACAATGCATAATCAGGTTGTATAAGTAACAACGATATATGTTCTATCAGTATGATGGAACTTGTCTGCTTTTAGCTAGAGGTTTACTTAGCTTGTTCCATCCCCATTACGTACATTTTTGTCATATCTTCATGTTATCTACACAAAAATACAaattacttcctccatttcaatcatttgtttacccatttttattttttatgagatgtactttaatcaaaggtaaacaaatgactgagataAACTTGATAAATTGAGTAAGTATTTCGAATATTCTCTTAAATTTAGTTTTCATCTTACATGCTCATTTCTCGGACCAGAGGTTTTTAGGTTTAAAATTGTTATGAAATGCTATTATTAGAACCCTTCAATCCGTTCACAGCAATGTGAAACAGTGATACTGTGAATTTGCGAATGGTTAAATGTGAGGAAAATGGATTTACATTGTTCAGACATCAAACATGATATATAACAATGATCTCAATATGCCACAATACTCAACATGTGAACGCAACATTCATAGGGAACGGACCGGGATTGCATGACCACGTATGGGTGTGATGATGTAAACTAACCAAAGTTTTCGTTATTGTGCCTGAGTCATACTATCACACCTACGCACAGAGGAGAGATTATCCAGTTCATAAATCTAAAGAAGTTTCAGCCTAAAACCAATAGACTCAATCTCGATTTCGATTAATAATACAGTTGGGCAACAATTTTCCAATAATACAAAGTTGAACCTCGATCTAACATTCTAACAATCATATAGTCAAACCTGGCCAAATGGTTTTGAAGCTTCTATATTAGAACATGAATGATTGGTCATATAGAAACAAACTATATCGTGCATGATTCTTGATTTGGCCATACAAGATAACCCACTTGGTACGTACCACTTACAAGTTACAAGAGGGATCAAAGGTTGGAGCCcattttctctccatttcttAAAAAGAAATGAAGAGGCAAGTTTCTATTAATGGTTCGGATCGCATTTGGACAacatctaacggttctaaatttacgaataaagataaagaaaaattagggtaaaaagagaaattattatttaaagagattgtgagagaaaatggaggGGATCCATTTCCAGTTGTGCGTGATTGCATTAAGCTCATCCACAAATAAGATCAATCATTTAAACTTGCACTTTCAAACTTTGATATTAGCTAATACTTCCTTAGTTCCTTTATCTCGGTCATCTATCTGCCTTTAGTTTTAACACAAAGACCAAAGAAAAAGGAGAGAACCAATAATTGAAAAACAAATGGATTAAATTGAGTATGGGGGATCTAACTGCTCATCAAaggctttcctaaaatagaaagacaAATAATTGACCGAGATACCTAAAAATGGAGTAGGCAAACAAatgaccgaaatggagggagaaTAATATATGTAGAGAGAAGTCTAACTACTACATTACAAATCCCTTAATCCAAAATTTACATTCCCTGTATAGTTTTAATGGTTAGTTATCATCTGTCTCATTTCCGTGAGTTCCCATCTTTTGTCTCACTACCTCTTTATTTGACGCATCagtaaaaaaaattatgtaatCTCATATGAGGACGATCAAGATTGGTGTGCCAGAAAATAAAAAAGAATGAGACACAAGCTGAGACACAGAAATGAATCAAAAAAATCTATTCTCCTTCTAACAACCTGTATGTATAAATTTTGTTATCGAAATAAAGGAAAAGAATCtacatttttaattttttatcaaTTGTATGATTTATTGTAAATTGAATTAAAGTTAggattattttgagaaggacATCGATAATTCGGAGTATTTATGTTAAATgatgaaaaggtgcatttggtATCATTTCTATGAcataggaagaattaagttgaTGAAACTTTAGTGTCCACTCAATATATGATCTCATGAGTCATGACCCTTCTAGAAAATTGTCCAAGTCATCTTAATAAAGTTATGTAAAAAAGAGTGCAGGTAAACCAACAAATTAAAGTAACGAGGTTCCATGCATGAGTAGGTATTTTGTAATTGGATGATGTTAATCAATGAAACATTAGGATACTGTGCCTACTTAGTTACCTATGAAATCTTAAGGATTTACTttcaatctttaagatttgttaaACATGCTAACTTTGGGTCCGGATTGGACTCGATCATTTGGTCTGGACGAAATGAGACCAAATTCTTTTAGGTCCATCGTTCCATAAGTGTTTTTGGTTTTCGATCTTCGATTTTGTCTGGTCCAAAGCCATATATTTAAGGTCCGAACCGGCCAAATTGAATGAAATGATATTTTTTAAGACTAATCTTTATAATTTATGATATAGTTGAGTTATTTTGTAACGAGGTTGCATGAGTAGGCATTTTGTAATTGGATGATATTAATCAATGAAGCATTAGAATATTGTGGCTGCTTATCATGGACTTATCCTAAGAAACCTATGAGATCTTAGGGATTTACTTTTAATCTTTAGGATTTGTACGTGATTAAGGATGGTACTTCATGGTCCACTTAGGTACTTTAAGAAGATTAAAGCCCAATAATCAGTCGTTAAACAAAACTTGGCAACTACACCTATCCATGGAACATTGCAAATTCTTTCATCATCTTAAATACATAGTGTTTTTTGACAACATGAACTTTAATAAGAAAAAAGGAAAACAACGATAATACAAACCGTAAGCTAGCCTCTGGCTAGGCTAATCCTCCATTCTGGTTTATTACGAAgttatttaattaagtttgttaaaaaaaaaaagatgaacaaTTATATTACATGAGGAAAATAGGTTAATTTAAAACATTTAATATAAGGAGTAGAAAATTAAATGTTGGTAAAATTCTATTGGTTAAAGAAAGATATTTATTTATTAGTTTATATATAAAGTACGAGCTGTAAGTTGTCTtctcttttatcgtattgcttaGTCCAGATTATCTAATTATTGTAAACAAACATTACAAGTTTACAACATTGTCCTCTTTCTAAAGGTCCTCCTCCCTCACGTAGTCACAATTAGTGAATTATACGCCGTATTACTATTGTAAAAAATTTTGTGACCAGAAAACCCGCATTTGCTATCTTTGATTCTTTATTTAGTACGCATTTGGCAAACTCTCAAATATACATGATATTCTACAAACCACGAATATTAAGTTAACCACCTAGCTAGAGGTGACTTGCTAGAAATCTAGCTATATAATCAAGCATTTCTATGTATACATTTATAGAAGAACTTTAAATTAATCTTTCATATATGTACATTATTAATCTAGCAAGCTAGCTAATTAGGGCGGCATGGATCCCTATTCTTATTTTAAACGGAGTGATTTCCATGGTAAATATGACAACACAAAGCCACAAAATGATAAGCAAAGCCACGTTTCGTTGATTAATTCGGGTTTGATGGAATATCACTATCAACTATTACTCTAATTACATTTCGTCACATCAAATTTGTATTATTAATACCAATTAAATCACAAACAAATCGCCGTAATCTTATCACACTTATATATGTGGA
The Silene latifolia isolate original U9 population chromosome 11, ASM4854445v1, whole genome shotgun sequence genome window above contains:
- the LOC141611241 gene encoding uncharacterized protein LOC141611241; translation: MYKSRQTVLLLQRSLHTISHERPSESLKRKVADLQKRRRLRNPKKNELFVEVPESRSFLDTATMPMMLTAVGVALFAKLLMMSDESRSQELIERRIQNAPEGQGSVRMLSREEWDEIREVRPRTPFESKLARPNARIRTEEAPKKEDVKNWAIDVLMDAVTRAEESARHDSK
- the LOC141611240 gene encoding uncharacterized protein LOC141611240, with amino-acid sequence MEFVEEQGKKSHSQCSTLLLPALSIGNVGQLAVDLMISTTKAERIGFLDDPNVLPCVGNDAYGPLPVGLLNLPLEVYELEANELTFVQQRSPVVKGMMLQFAKNLADFAVAAGKKHVILLSSLDFGQWQRVDMSSGMQIHYLSSSNADGSDEDCEKLGWKKLQEYNPSQKRWQYLQTVAEGTNVEEDALPSDDDMDEEEDYHASLPFAALFSCFKARGLTVTCLLCYCSEGDNIADSINLASAACKVLEQKPNSVPISGDGGWIIPLSWKSVYGPPPDMSMF